A window of Candidatus Kinetoplastibacterium crithidii (ex Angomonas deanei ATCC 30255) contains these coding sequences:
- a CDS encoding RNA methyltransferase encodes MFSKINFILVNPSHPGNIGSSARALKNMNFQKLIIVNHNNYEITENNEAIKFASNAQDVLKNITICKNLKEALSNTSFSVALTARSNRKIDLCSYQIRDAIKVAISHMINSNKEISFVFGSENHGLTNQQISLCNCIANIPSNPEYQSLNISHALQIVAWELYYAIMEQNINITKQNSHKKNKNNDMASISEIITLLEKLEKILIKINFLNPLKPKHLMLKLTQLALRSNLKKNEINILHGIFESIINRY; translated from the coding sequence ATGTTTTCAAAAATAAATTTCATATTAGTTAACCCTAGTCATCCTGGAAATATAGGATCTTCAGCAAGAGCTTTAAAAAACATGAATTTTCAAAAATTAATAATTGTAAACCATAACAATTATGAAATCACAGAAAATAATGAAGCCATTAAATTTGCAAGTAATGCTCAAGATGTTTTAAAAAATATTACAATTTGCAAAAATTTAAAAGAAGCTCTTTCAAATACATCTTTTTCAGTAGCCTTAACAGCAAGAAGCAATAGAAAAATAGATCTATGTTCATACCAAATTAGAGATGCAATAAAAGTAGCTATTTCACATATGATAAACTCAAATAAAGAAATATCATTTGTATTTGGATCAGAAAATCATGGGTTAACTAATCAACAAATATCACTATGCAATTGCATTGCTAATATACCATCTAATCCAGAATACCAATCTCTAAATATATCACATGCATTGCAAATAGTTGCATGGGAGCTATATTATGCAATTATGGAACAAAACATAAACATCACAAAACAAAATTCACATAAAAAAAACAAAAACAATGACATGGCATCAATTTCAGAAATCATTACTCTTTTAGAAAAGTTAGAAAAGATTCTTATAAAGATTAACTTCCTTAACCCATTAAAACCAAAACATCTCATGCTCAAATTAACACAATTAGCATTAAGATCAAATCTCAAAAAAAATGAAATAAATATTTTACATGGTATCTTTGAATCTATTATCAACAGATATTAA
- a CDS encoding inositol monophosphatase family protein, with product MNPILNIAIKAARKAGAIINRSSLDLERNNVSSNLLNDYVAETSRLSEHVISEVLLNVYPDHDFIGKNDSFDLNKEFKWIVCGLDGLENFIHCFPFYSISISLMHYNNIVQSVVYDPVRNELFTASRGAGTFLNDRRVRVSGKNRFGKSLISIQDNRVANNSFDLLDKTIQNLSIRKINSCSLALAYVACGRLEAFLGSNLSIFDMAAGGLLSSESGGLVADYHGDQNWFSSGQMLAATPKIFAKIVNALQTQNLNDN from the coding sequence ATGAATCCAATTTTAAATATTGCAATTAAGGCAGCTAGGAAAGCCGGTGCTATAATAAATCGTTCAAGTTTAGATTTAGAGAGAAATAATGTTTCTTCTAATCTACTTAATGATTATGTAGCAGAAACTAGTCGTTTATCAGAACATGTAATATCAGAAGTTCTATTGAATGTTTATCCTGATCATGATTTTATTGGTAAAAATGATAGTTTTGATCTAAATAAAGAGTTCAAGTGGATTGTATGTGGACTGGACGGCTTAGAAAATTTCATTCATTGTTTCCCTTTTTATTCAATTTCTATAAGCCTAATGCACTATAATAATATTGTGCAATCAGTTGTGTATGACCCTGTTCGTAATGAATTGTTTACAGCCAGTAGAGGGGCAGGAACTTTTTTAAATGACAGACGTGTTAGAGTGTCAGGAAAAAATCGTTTTGGTAAGTCTTTAATTTCTATTCAAGATAATCGTGTTGCTAATAATTCTTTTGATCTTTTGGATAAAACAATACAAAATTTATCGATTAGAAAGATAAACTCTTGTTCTTTGGCTCTTGCTTATGTTGCTTGTGGCAGGTTAGAGGCTTTTTTAGGTTCTAATTTAAGTATTTTTGATATGGCTGCTGGTGGATTATTATCTTCTGAATCTGGAGGGTTGGTTGCTGATTATCATGGAGATCAAAATTGGTTTTCTTCTGGTCAAATGCTAGCAGCAACACCAAAAATATTTGCTAAAATAGTTAATGCTCTGCAAACACAAAATTTAAATGATAACTAA
- a CDS encoding TerC family protein → MDWLLDPTAWVGLLTLIVLEIVLGIDNLVFIAILVDKLTPIERDKARIIGLGMALLIRIIFLSCMSWLLTLTNPILPNSSFSGRDLIMLIGGIVLLFKSTIELHERINGDNNSSTYSKEYASFWVIVAQIVVLDAVFSLDSVITAISMVDQLAIMMIAAIIATCVMMIASKPLTIFVNNHPSTVVLCLGFLLIIGFSLLAESFGYKIPKGYLYVAIGFSISIEALNYVSRRNFLMINSRRPMRERTAEAVLRMFGKSYSNENPKSSDNQHVNVKTFGIEERNMVSGVLALSDRSILSIMTPRTDISWISITDSPQEIHRQLIEVPHSFFPVCKGSLDEVIGIGRAKDLISYLTENNDLSKANLRDPIIVHESISILKLIEILKVSRGQLVLVADEFGEIEGLVTPIDVLEAIAGEFPDEDELPAIIKENDFIWKIDGSADLHHVEQSLEIEGLVDESQDYSTMAGYLLSKFGELPEIGDVWDHYYYGSLFCFEVLECDGRRISLVRVTRRVLDEIDVSSSE, encoded by the coding sequence ATGGATTGGCTGCTAGATCCAACAGCATGGGTCGGCTTGCTTACATTGATAGTACTAGAAATTGTTCTAGGGATAGATAATCTAGTTTTTATTGCAATTTTGGTAGATAAGTTAACGCCTATAGAACGAGATAAGGCACGTATCATAGGTCTTGGTATGGCTTTGTTGATCAGAATAATCTTTCTATCATGTATGTCATGGTTACTAACTTTGACAAACCCTATATTGCCAAATAGTTCGTTTTCAGGTCGTGACCTGATTATGCTTATAGGGGGAATAGTTTTATTATTTAAAAGTACAATAGAGCTTCATGAGCGTATTAATGGTGATAATAATTCCTCTACTTACTCAAAAGAGTATGCCAGTTTTTGGGTAATTGTCGCACAGATTGTTGTTTTAGATGCAGTTTTTTCATTGGACTCTGTAATAACAGCCATAAGCATGGTTGATCAGTTAGCTATTATGATGATTGCTGCAATTATAGCTACGTGCGTAATGATGATTGCATCAAAACCATTAACTATATTTGTAAATAATCATCCAAGTACTGTTGTTCTTTGTTTAGGGTTTCTCCTTATTATAGGATTTTCTTTATTGGCAGAAAGTTTTGGTTATAAAATACCTAAAGGGTATTTATATGTTGCCATAGGTTTTTCGATATCTATAGAAGCTTTAAATTATGTTTCAAGAAGAAATTTCTTGATGATTAATTCCAGAAGACCTATGAGAGAAAGAACAGCAGAAGCAGTTCTCAGAATGTTTGGTAAATCATATTCTAATGAAAATCCTAAATCTTCAGATAATCAACATGTTAATGTTAAAACCTTTGGTATTGAAGAAAGAAACATGGTTAGTGGTGTCTTGGCTTTATCTGATAGATCTATTCTATCTATAATGACACCAAGAACAGACATTTCTTGGATTAGTATTACAGATTCTCCGCAAGAAATACATAGACAATTAATAGAAGTTCCACATAGTTTTTTTCCAGTGTGTAAAGGTTCTCTGGATGAAGTTATTGGCATTGGTAGGGCTAAAGATTTAATATCGTATTTGACTGAGAATAATGATCTATCGAAGGCTAATTTAAGAGATCCTATTATTGTTCATGAGTCTATAAGCATTCTAAAATTGATAGAAATTTTAAAAGTTTCAAGAGGACAGTTGGTTCTAGTTGCTGATGAATTCGGTGAGATCGAAGGTCTTGTTACTCCAATTGATGTGTTAGAGGCGATTGCTGGAGAGTTTCCAGATGAAGATGAATTGCCAGCAATTATTAAGGAAAATGATTTCATATGGAAAATTGATGGTTCCGCTGATCTTCATCATGTGGAGCAATCTTTAGAAATTGAAGGTCTTGTAGATGAATCGCAAGACTATTCAACAATGGCTGGATATTTATTATCTAAATTTGGAGAACTTCCTGAGATAGGAGATGTTTGGGATCATTATTATTACGGCAGTCTATTTTGTTTTGAAGTTTTAGAATGTGATGGACGTCGTATATCTTTAGTTAGAGTGACAAGAAGAGTCTTAGATGAAATCGATGTTTCATCTAGTGAGTAG
- a CDS encoding undecaprenyl-diphosphate phosphatase has protein sequence MDTIVFSNFYYFVQTCFLGIIEGITEFIPVSSTAHLIFLGKIIGFDSEESRVFEVFIQAGAMFSLLVFFREKIKDLVLGLIRLDSKQLLFFRNLLVSIIPTVLIGFCFISRIKDIFNYEIIISISLIIGGFIILIVENNYYSNNHRESSIYKISLKQALFIGLLQCLAMIPGVSRSGATIVAGIVIGLDRRNATEFSFMMAIPTIIGAAMYDIYSNMGLLSSKLCIGMSIGFIASFISAMCVVHIVIEFVANHSYKIFGWYRIIIGLLMLLMIMQ, from the coding sequence TTGGATACCATAGTGTTTAGTAATTTTTATTATTTTGTTCAAACATGTTTTTTAGGCATAATAGAAGGAATCACAGAATTTATTCCAGTATCTAGTACCGCTCATTTAATATTTCTAGGTAAAATCATAGGTTTTGATTCTGAAGAAAGTAGAGTATTTGAAGTTTTTATTCAGGCTGGTGCTATGTTTTCTCTTTTGGTATTTTTTAGAGAGAAAATAAAAGATTTAGTTTTGGGTCTAATACGTCTAGATTCTAAGCAACTATTGTTTTTCCGTAATTTGTTGGTGTCTATTATTCCAACTGTGTTGATAGGTTTTTGTTTTATTAGCAGGATAAAAGATATTTTTAATTATGAGATTATTATTTCCATATCTTTAATAATAGGTGGGTTTATTATATTAATTGTGGAAAATAATTATTATTCTAATAATCATAGAGAAAGCTCAATATATAAAATATCACTAAAACAAGCTTTATTTATAGGTTTATTACAGTGTTTAGCGATGATTCCAGGTGTTTCTCGTTCAGGAGCAACAATAGTAGCTGGTATTGTTATTGGGTTAGATCGTAGGAATGCTACTGAATTTTCTTTTATGATGGCCATACCTACAATTATTGGTGCAGCTATGTATGATATATATAGCAATATGGGTTTGTTGTCATCTAAACTTTGTATAGGAATGTCAATAGGTTTTATAGCGTCATTTATTAGCGCCATGTGTGTAGTACATATTGTTATTGAATTTGTAGCAAATCATTCGTACAAGATATTTGGGTGGTATAGGATAATCATTGGGTTATTGATGCTATTGATGATTATGCAATAA
- a CDS encoding UDP-2,3-diacylglucosamine diphosphatase has product MSNLILKGSLWFASDFHLSENHYATLEAFKALIHEASSYSDALLLLGDVFDIWIGDDVINLAPEWLEEILFAMKQATRKIPVFLVRGNRDFLLGKEFSSFTGIKLISSQTIINTDFKTIIVTHGDELCTDDLEYQKFKMLTNNENWKKQFLYKPIEERLSLASSLRNYSNINNKSKPNDIMDINESELLRVFDSHKVQIMIHGHTHKKGKVNYNFKNSLCERWVLPEWDLDDKLTKQGKIILDSNGIRFA; this is encoded by the coding sequence CTGATTTTCATCTTTCTGAAAATCATTATGCAACACTAGAAGCATTCAAAGCGCTAATACATGAAGCATCTTCTTATTCAGATGCTTTGTTATTGTTAGGAGATGTTTTTGATATATGGATTGGTGACGACGTAATCAACCTCGCCCCAGAATGGCTAGAAGAAATTTTATTTGCCATGAAACAAGCCACTAGAAAAATTCCTGTTTTTCTAGTGAGAGGTAATAGAGACTTCCTATTAGGAAAAGAATTTTCAAGTTTTACAGGAATAAAATTAATATCATCTCAAACAATAATAAATACAGATTTCAAAACAATTATTGTCACTCATGGAGATGAATTATGTACAGATGACTTGGAATATCAAAAATTCAAAATGTTAACTAATAATGAGAATTGGAAAAAACAATTCCTTTACAAGCCAATTGAAGAACGTTTGTCACTAGCTTCTAGTTTAAGAAATTATAGCAACATAAATAATAAGTCGAAACCAAACGACATAATGGATATAAATGAATCTGAATTACTGCGAGTGTTTGATAGCCATAAAGTTCAGATAATGATTCACGGTCACACTCATAAAAAAGGAAAAGTAAATTACAATTTCAAAAACTCTCTTTGCGAAAGATGGGTTTTGCCAGAATGGGACTTAGATGACAAACTAACTAAACAAGGAAAAATAATACTAGATTCTAATGGAATAAGATTTGCTTAG